From the genome of Nicotiana sylvestris chromosome 2, ASM39365v2, whole genome shotgun sequence, one region includes:
- the LOC104248871 gene encoding uncharacterized protein isoform X2 — MSMLKKLVEKASFVKKPGGDSDGLKPEHVNPRCVYHYGIPSGSVLSAYDSIQKIVALATEDGRIKLFGKDSTQALLVSSDTVSSKFLQFMENQGLLVNINSNNRIEVWDVEQSYLCNVHDFDREITSFTIIQQTSYLYLGDSSGHVSIMKVVKASCNIEKMEYCIPFSASHGLSNEVAGDNAVAHILPQPAAESKRVAIVYKDGVIILWAIRESKAIFMTGGSPLQSMGNETKKATAACWCCPYGSKLVVGYSNGEIFIWSIPATSNSSTDQELEEVPSGTQSAPICKLNLGYKLDKIPIAKLIWAYAEGKASRLYVMGSPDCQAANLLQVVLLNEHTESRTIKLGLHPPESCLDMEIISSFPASKKNINSSLLLVSKSGQIYTYDDSLIERYLLQYQSRSPPSLPREVKVKLPLVDSSITIAKFVVNNPYMLFSMDQDYSSLIKDSMPLFPFERAQKDGTGPNSTQFSKAKNVFISGHSNGAINFWDVSCPNPLPIVSLTQQSEDNLSLSGVPLTALCLTSDLHILISGDQSGTVRIYKFKTEFFAPDTSFLSFQGSKKGSNPIQSVKLVKVNGAVLSISSQDSKYFAVGSDQGYVVLIDSDSKTILYQTHIASEICAGVISMQFNTCSLHGFDKNILVVATKDSSVLALETETGNILSPSMVHPKKPSRALFMQILDGQELSGRGLSISDGIDMIKGNSDNSASKQPVVLLCSEKAVYVYSLLHIVQGIKKVYYKKKFHSSVCCWASTFDTPEAGLMLLFSNGKIEIRSLPELSLLKETSVRGLILSPPKANSIADHSICASKNGELIVVDRDQEMFFVSVSLQNDTFRFLNFASQVYDRNLVVEPGQISAPVMHKEKKKGIFGSVFKDAKGNKANNVPDTGVENARIIIEEMSVIFSVPNFPSHTQSEEKLSRNEKAADLDIDDIEIEDPGEKQKGNPMVAALNKQNITNTFQALKGKFMHMKVKSDKPPTNDAPQDDKADSVDQIKRRYGYTSSGEPSAAEAAKSKLSENLKKLQGINIRSAEMQDTAKSFSSMAKEVLRYAGNDKANS, encoded by the exons atgagtATGTTAAAAAAGCTTGTCGAGAAGGCTTCTTTTGTTAAGAAG CCTGGGGGAGATTCAGATGGTCTGAAACCCGAACACGTAAATCCCCGCTGTGTTTATCATTATGGAATCCCATCAGGATCTGTGCTATCAGCTTATGACTCCATTCAAAAAATTGTTGCTCTTGCTACCGA AGATGGACGGATCAAATTATTTGGGAAAGATAGCACACAAGCTCTGTTGGTATCATCAGATACAGTTTCGAGCAAATTTTTGCAG TTTATGGAGAACCAAGGCCTCCTCGTTAACATAAACTCCAATAACCGAATAGAG GTCTGGGATGTAGAGCAGAGTTATTTGTGTAATGTTCATGACTTCGACCGGGAAATCACCTCTTTTACAATCATACAGCAGACTTCCTACCT GTACCTTGGAGATTCATCAGGACATGTTTCAATTATGAAGGTTGTTAAAGCATCCTGTAATATAGAGAAAATGGAATATTGCATTCCTTTTTCAGCGTCCCATG GCCTATCAAATGAAGTAGCAGGGGACAACGCTGTAGCCCATATACTGCCTCAACCTGCTGCAGAAAGTAAGAG GGTGGCTATTGTTTACAAAGATGGTGTTATAATACTATGGGCAATTCGAGAGAGCAAAGCAATCTTTATGACTGGAGGGAGTCCTTTGCAATCTATGGGTAACGAAACAAAAAAAGCAACCGCAGCATGTTGGTGCTGCCCTTATGGAAGTAAACTAGTTGTTGGATACAGCAACGGGGAGATATTCATCTGGAGTATTCCAGCCACTTCAAATTCAAGCACAGATCAAGAACTTGAGGAAGTGCCTAGTGGAACTCAAAGTGCCCCTATTTGTAAACTGAATCTTGGATATAAATTAGACAAAATCCCTATAGCAAAATTAATATGGGCCTATGCAGAAGGAAAAGCAAGTCGATTATATGTTATGGGCTCCCCAGATTGTCAAGCAGCAAACTTGCTACAG GTAGTTCTACTAAATGAGCACACTGAATCTCGCACAATTAAGTTGGGACTTCACCCTCCCGAGTCTTGTCTGGACATGGAGATTATATCAAGCTTCCCTGCATCGAAAAAGAACATCAACAGTTCGTTACTTTTGGTATCAAAGTCTGGCCAAATTTACACATATGATGATTCTTTGATTGAAAGGTACCTATTACAGTATCAGTCTAGGTCACCACCATCACTTCCAAGGGAAGTGAAGGTGAAGCTCCCACTTGTTGATTCAAGCATCACCATTGCAAAATTTGTAGTAAACAATCCCTACATGTTGTTTTCCATGGATCAG GACTATAGTAGCCTGATAAAAGATAGTATGCCTCTTTTTCCATTTGAGAGGGCACAAAAAGATGGAACTGGTCCAAATTCAACTCAATTTTCCAAGGCCAAAAATGTATTCATAAGTGGACACAGTAATGGAGCCATAAACTTTTGGGATGTCTCATGCCCAAATCCACTTCCTATTGTTTCACTAACTCAGCAG AGTGAGGACAACCTATCCTTAAGCGGTGTACCATTAACAGCGTTGTGTCTTACCTCTGACTTACATATCCTCATCTCTGGTGATCAAAGCGGAACT GTACGTATCTATAAGTTCAAAACTGAGTTTTTTGCCCCAGACACCAGTTTTCTGTCTTTTCAAG GTTCAAAGAAAGGAAGCAACCCAATCCAGAGTGTCAAGCTTGTTAAGGTTAATGGAGCTGTACTTTCTATAAGCAGCCAGGATTCTAAGTATTTTGCTGTTGGCTCTGACCAAGGATAT GTAGTATTAATTGATTCCGACAGCAAAACCATACTGTATCAAACACATATTGCCAGTGAAATCTGCGCTGGTGTCATCTCTATGCAGTTCAACACGTGCAGCTTGCATGGATTCGACAAGAATATCTTAGTGGTAGCGACAAAAGATTCATCAGTGTTGGCCCTTGAGACAGAAACAGGAAACATACTAAGCCCTTCCATGGTCCATCCGAAGAAACCGTCCAGAGCTTTATTTATGCAGATTTTGG ATGGACAAGAACTGTCGGGTCGAGGATTAAGCATTTCAGATGGTATAGACATGATTAAGGGGAATTCGGATAATAGTGCATCAAAGCAACCAGTAGTATTGCTCTGTTCTGAAAAAGCTGTGTACGTCTATTCCTTATTGCATATTGTTCAG GGTATTAAGAAAGTATACTACAAAAAGAAGTTTCATTCCTCTGTGTGTTGCTGGGCATCAACATTTGACACGCCTGAGGCTGGCCTTATGCTTCTCTTCTCCAACGGAAAAATTGAGATAAG ATCTCTTCCAGAGTTGTCCCTTTTGAAGGAAACTTCAGTTAGAGGCCTCATACTTTCACCTCCAAAGGCAAACTCCATTGCTGACCATTCAATATGCGCTTCAAAAAATGGTGAACTCATAGTG GTTGATAGGGATCAAGAAATGTTCTTCGTCTCGGTTTCCTTGCAAAATGATACCTTCAG GTTCCTGAACTTTGCTTCCCAAGTTTACGATAGAAATCTAGTGGTTGAACCAGGGCAGATTTCTGCACCCGTCATgcacaaagaaaagaaaaag GGAATTTTTGGATCTGTCTTCAAAGATGCTAAGGGAAATAAGGCGAACAATGTGCCTGACACCGGAGTTGAAAATGCAAGAATAATCATTGAAGAGATGTCTGTGATATTTTCAGTTCCCAACTTTCCATCACACACACAGAGTGAAGAGAAGTTAAGCAGGAATGAAAAGGCAGCTGACTTGGATATAG atGACATTGAAATTGAAGATCCAGGAGAGAAACAGAAGGGAAATCCAATGGTAGCAGCACTAAACAAGCAGAACATTACAAATACATTTCAGGCTCTGAAAG GGAAATTTATGCACATGAAGGTCAAAAGTGATAAGCCCCCGACAAATGATGCACCACAAGATGACAAGGCAGATAGTGTTGATCAAATTAAGAGAAGATATGGATACACTTCTTCTGGT GAACCCAGTGCTGCAGAGGCAGCAAAGTCAAAGCTCAGCGAAAATCTGAAGAAGTTGCAG GGCATCAACATAAGAAGTGCTGAGATGCAGGACACAGCTAAATCCTTTTCTTCCATGGCTAAAGAGGTGTTGCGATATGCTGGAAATGACAAAGCAAATTCATGA
- the LOC104248871 gene encoding uncharacterized protein isoform X1: protein MSMLKKLVEKASFVKKPGGDSDGLKPEHVNPRCVYHYGIPSGSVLSAYDSIQKIVALATEDGRIKLFGKDSTQALLVSSDTVSSKFLQFMENQGLLVNINSNNRIEVWDVEQSYLCNVHDFDREITSFTIIQQTSYLYLGDSSGHVSIMKVVKASCNIEKMEYCIPFSASHGLSNEVAGDNAVAHILPQPAAESKRVAIVYKDGVIILWAIRESKAIFMTGGSPLQSMGNETKKATAACWCCPYGSKLVVGYSNGEIFIWSIPATSNSSTDQELEEVPSGTQSAPICKLNLGYKLDKIPIAKLIWAYAEGKASRLYVMGSPDCQAANLLQVVLLNEHTESRTIKLGLHPPESCLDMEIISSFPASKKNINSSLLLVSKSGQIYTYDDSLIERYLLQYQSRSPPSLPREVKVKLPLVDSSITIAKFVVNNPYMLFSMDQDYSSLIKDSMPLFPFERAQKDGTGPNSTQFSKAKNVFISGHSNGAINFWDVSCPNPLPIVSLTQQSEDNLSLSGVPLTALCLTSDLHILISGDQSGTVRIYKFKTEFFAPDTSFLSFQVGSKKGSNPIQSVKLVKVNGAVLSISSQDSKYFAVGSDQGYVVLIDSDSKTILYQTHIASEICAGVISMQFNTCSLHGFDKNILVVATKDSSVLALETETGNILSPSMVHPKKPSRALFMQILDGQELSGRGLSISDGIDMIKGNSDNSASKQPVVLLCSEKAVYVYSLLHIVQGIKKVYYKKKFHSSVCCWASTFDTPEAGLMLLFSNGKIEIRSLPELSLLKETSVRGLILSPPKANSIADHSICASKNGELIVVDRDQEMFFVSVSLQNDTFRFLNFASQVYDRNLVVEPGQISAPVMHKEKKKGIFGSVFKDAKGNKANNVPDTGVENARIIIEEMSVIFSVPNFPSHTQSEEKLSRNEKAADLDIDDIEIEDPGEKQKGNPMVAALNKQNITNTFQALKGKFMHMKVKSDKPPTNDAPQDDKADSVDQIKRRYGYTSSGEPSAAEAAKSKLSENLKKLQGINIRSAEMQDTAKSFSSMAKEVLRYAGNDKANS, encoded by the exons atgagtATGTTAAAAAAGCTTGTCGAGAAGGCTTCTTTTGTTAAGAAG CCTGGGGGAGATTCAGATGGTCTGAAACCCGAACACGTAAATCCCCGCTGTGTTTATCATTATGGAATCCCATCAGGATCTGTGCTATCAGCTTATGACTCCATTCAAAAAATTGTTGCTCTTGCTACCGA AGATGGACGGATCAAATTATTTGGGAAAGATAGCACACAAGCTCTGTTGGTATCATCAGATACAGTTTCGAGCAAATTTTTGCAG TTTATGGAGAACCAAGGCCTCCTCGTTAACATAAACTCCAATAACCGAATAGAG GTCTGGGATGTAGAGCAGAGTTATTTGTGTAATGTTCATGACTTCGACCGGGAAATCACCTCTTTTACAATCATACAGCAGACTTCCTACCT GTACCTTGGAGATTCATCAGGACATGTTTCAATTATGAAGGTTGTTAAAGCATCCTGTAATATAGAGAAAATGGAATATTGCATTCCTTTTTCAGCGTCCCATG GCCTATCAAATGAAGTAGCAGGGGACAACGCTGTAGCCCATATACTGCCTCAACCTGCTGCAGAAAGTAAGAG GGTGGCTATTGTTTACAAAGATGGTGTTATAATACTATGGGCAATTCGAGAGAGCAAAGCAATCTTTATGACTGGAGGGAGTCCTTTGCAATCTATGGGTAACGAAACAAAAAAAGCAACCGCAGCATGTTGGTGCTGCCCTTATGGAAGTAAACTAGTTGTTGGATACAGCAACGGGGAGATATTCATCTGGAGTATTCCAGCCACTTCAAATTCAAGCACAGATCAAGAACTTGAGGAAGTGCCTAGTGGAACTCAAAGTGCCCCTATTTGTAAACTGAATCTTGGATATAAATTAGACAAAATCCCTATAGCAAAATTAATATGGGCCTATGCAGAAGGAAAAGCAAGTCGATTATATGTTATGGGCTCCCCAGATTGTCAAGCAGCAAACTTGCTACAG GTAGTTCTACTAAATGAGCACACTGAATCTCGCACAATTAAGTTGGGACTTCACCCTCCCGAGTCTTGTCTGGACATGGAGATTATATCAAGCTTCCCTGCATCGAAAAAGAACATCAACAGTTCGTTACTTTTGGTATCAAAGTCTGGCCAAATTTACACATATGATGATTCTTTGATTGAAAGGTACCTATTACAGTATCAGTCTAGGTCACCACCATCACTTCCAAGGGAAGTGAAGGTGAAGCTCCCACTTGTTGATTCAAGCATCACCATTGCAAAATTTGTAGTAAACAATCCCTACATGTTGTTTTCCATGGATCAG GACTATAGTAGCCTGATAAAAGATAGTATGCCTCTTTTTCCATTTGAGAGGGCACAAAAAGATGGAACTGGTCCAAATTCAACTCAATTTTCCAAGGCCAAAAATGTATTCATAAGTGGACACAGTAATGGAGCCATAAACTTTTGGGATGTCTCATGCCCAAATCCACTTCCTATTGTTTCACTAACTCAGCAG AGTGAGGACAACCTATCCTTAAGCGGTGTACCATTAACAGCGTTGTGTCTTACCTCTGACTTACATATCCTCATCTCTGGTGATCAAAGCGGAACT GTACGTATCTATAAGTTCAAAACTGAGTTTTTTGCCCCAGACACCAGTTTTCTGTCTTTTCAAG TAGGTTCAAAGAAAGGAAGCAACCCAATCCAGAGTGTCAAGCTTGTTAAGGTTAATGGAGCTGTACTTTCTATAAGCAGCCAGGATTCTAAGTATTTTGCTGTTGGCTCTGACCAAGGATAT GTAGTATTAATTGATTCCGACAGCAAAACCATACTGTATCAAACACATATTGCCAGTGAAATCTGCGCTGGTGTCATCTCTATGCAGTTCAACACGTGCAGCTTGCATGGATTCGACAAGAATATCTTAGTGGTAGCGACAAAAGATTCATCAGTGTTGGCCCTTGAGACAGAAACAGGAAACATACTAAGCCCTTCCATGGTCCATCCGAAGAAACCGTCCAGAGCTTTATTTATGCAGATTTTGG ATGGACAAGAACTGTCGGGTCGAGGATTAAGCATTTCAGATGGTATAGACATGATTAAGGGGAATTCGGATAATAGTGCATCAAAGCAACCAGTAGTATTGCTCTGTTCTGAAAAAGCTGTGTACGTCTATTCCTTATTGCATATTGTTCAG GGTATTAAGAAAGTATACTACAAAAAGAAGTTTCATTCCTCTGTGTGTTGCTGGGCATCAACATTTGACACGCCTGAGGCTGGCCTTATGCTTCTCTTCTCCAACGGAAAAATTGAGATAAG ATCTCTTCCAGAGTTGTCCCTTTTGAAGGAAACTTCAGTTAGAGGCCTCATACTTTCACCTCCAAAGGCAAACTCCATTGCTGACCATTCAATATGCGCTTCAAAAAATGGTGAACTCATAGTG GTTGATAGGGATCAAGAAATGTTCTTCGTCTCGGTTTCCTTGCAAAATGATACCTTCAG GTTCCTGAACTTTGCTTCCCAAGTTTACGATAGAAATCTAGTGGTTGAACCAGGGCAGATTTCTGCACCCGTCATgcacaaagaaaagaaaaag GGAATTTTTGGATCTGTCTTCAAAGATGCTAAGGGAAATAAGGCGAACAATGTGCCTGACACCGGAGTTGAAAATGCAAGAATAATCATTGAAGAGATGTCTGTGATATTTTCAGTTCCCAACTTTCCATCACACACACAGAGTGAAGAGAAGTTAAGCAGGAATGAAAAGGCAGCTGACTTGGATATAG atGACATTGAAATTGAAGATCCAGGAGAGAAACAGAAGGGAAATCCAATGGTAGCAGCACTAAACAAGCAGAACATTACAAATACATTTCAGGCTCTGAAAG GGAAATTTATGCACATGAAGGTCAAAAGTGATAAGCCCCCGACAAATGATGCACCACAAGATGACAAGGCAGATAGTGTTGATCAAATTAAGAGAAGATATGGATACACTTCTTCTGGT GAACCCAGTGCTGCAGAGGCAGCAAAGTCAAAGCTCAGCGAAAATCTGAAGAAGTTGCAG GGCATCAACATAAGAAGTGCTGAGATGCAGGACACAGCTAAATCCTTTTCTTCCATGGCTAAAGAGGTGTTGCGATATGCTGGAAATGACAAAGCAAATTCATGA
- the LOC104248871 gene encoding uncharacterized protein isoform X3 — translation MENQGLLVNINSNNRIEVWDVEQSYLCNVHDFDREITSFTIIQQTSYLYLGDSSGHVSIMKVVKASCNIEKMEYCIPFSASHGLSNEVAGDNAVAHILPQPAAESKRVAIVYKDGVIILWAIRESKAIFMTGGSPLQSMGNETKKATAACWCCPYGSKLVVGYSNGEIFIWSIPATSNSSTDQELEEVPSGTQSAPICKLNLGYKLDKIPIAKLIWAYAEGKASRLYVMGSPDCQAANLLQVVLLNEHTESRTIKLGLHPPESCLDMEIISSFPASKKNINSSLLLVSKSGQIYTYDDSLIERYLLQYQSRSPPSLPREVKVKLPLVDSSITIAKFVVNNPYMLFSMDQDYSSLIKDSMPLFPFERAQKDGTGPNSTQFSKAKNVFISGHSNGAINFWDVSCPNPLPIVSLTQQSEDNLSLSGVPLTALCLTSDLHILISGDQSGTVRIYKFKTEFFAPDTSFLSFQVGSKKGSNPIQSVKLVKVNGAVLSISSQDSKYFAVGSDQGYVVLIDSDSKTILYQTHIASEICAGVISMQFNTCSLHGFDKNILVVATKDSSVLALETETGNILSPSMVHPKKPSRALFMQILDGQELSGRGLSISDGIDMIKGNSDNSASKQPVVLLCSEKAVYVYSLLHIVQGIKKVYYKKKFHSSVCCWASTFDTPEAGLMLLFSNGKIEIRSLPELSLLKETSVRGLILSPPKANSIADHSICASKNGELIVVDRDQEMFFVSVSLQNDTFRFLNFASQVYDRNLVVEPGQISAPVMHKEKKKGIFGSVFKDAKGNKANNVPDTGVENARIIIEEMSVIFSVPNFPSHTQSEEKLSRNEKAADLDIDDIEIEDPGEKQKGNPMVAALNKQNITNTFQALKGKFMHMKVKSDKPPTNDAPQDDKADSVDQIKRRYGYTSSGEPSAAEAAKSKLSENLKKLQGINIRSAEMQDTAKSFSSMAKEVLRYAGNDKANS, via the exons ATGGAGAACCAAGGCCTCCTCGTTAACATAAACTCCAATAACCGAATAGAG GTCTGGGATGTAGAGCAGAGTTATTTGTGTAATGTTCATGACTTCGACCGGGAAATCACCTCTTTTACAATCATACAGCAGACTTCCTACCT GTACCTTGGAGATTCATCAGGACATGTTTCAATTATGAAGGTTGTTAAAGCATCCTGTAATATAGAGAAAATGGAATATTGCATTCCTTTTTCAGCGTCCCATG GCCTATCAAATGAAGTAGCAGGGGACAACGCTGTAGCCCATATACTGCCTCAACCTGCTGCAGAAAGTAAGAG GGTGGCTATTGTTTACAAAGATGGTGTTATAATACTATGGGCAATTCGAGAGAGCAAAGCAATCTTTATGACTGGAGGGAGTCCTTTGCAATCTATGGGTAACGAAACAAAAAAAGCAACCGCAGCATGTTGGTGCTGCCCTTATGGAAGTAAACTAGTTGTTGGATACAGCAACGGGGAGATATTCATCTGGAGTATTCCAGCCACTTCAAATTCAAGCACAGATCAAGAACTTGAGGAAGTGCCTAGTGGAACTCAAAGTGCCCCTATTTGTAAACTGAATCTTGGATATAAATTAGACAAAATCCCTATAGCAAAATTAATATGGGCCTATGCAGAAGGAAAAGCAAGTCGATTATATGTTATGGGCTCCCCAGATTGTCAAGCAGCAAACTTGCTACAG GTAGTTCTACTAAATGAGCACACTGAATCTCGCACAATTAAGTTGGGACTTCACCCTCCCGAGTCTTGTCTGGACATGGAGATTATATCAAGCTTCCCTGCATCGAAAAAGAACATCAACAGTTCGTTACTTTTGGTATCAAAGTCTGGCCAAATTTACACATATGATGATTCTTTGATTGAAAGGTACCTATTACAGTATCAGTCTAGGTCACCACCATCACTTCCAAGGGAAGTGAAGGTGAAGCTCCCACTTGTTGATTCAAGCATCACCATTGCAAAATTTGTAGTAAACAATCCCTACATGTTGTTTTCCATGGATCAG GACTATAGTAGCCTGATAAAAGATAGTATGCCTCTTTTTCCATTTGAGAGGGCACAAAAAGATGGAACTGGTCCAAATTCAACTCAATTTTCCAAGGCCAAAAATGTATTCATAAGTGGACACAGTAATGGAGCCATAAACTTTTGGGATGTCTCATGCCCAAATCCACTTCCTATTGTTTCACTAACTCAGCAG AGTGAGGACAACCTATCCTTAAGCGGTGTACCATTAACAGCGTTGTGTCTTACCTCTGACTTACATATCCTCATCTCTGGTGATCAAAGCGGAACT GTACGTATCTATAAGTTCAAAACTGAGTTTTTTGCCCCAGACACCAGTTTTCTGTCTTTTCAAG TAGGTTCAAAGAAAGGAAGCAACCCAATCCAGAGTGTCAAGCTTGTTAAGGTTAATGGAGCTGTACTTTCTATAAGCAGCCAGGATTCTAAGTATTTTGCTGTTGGCTCTGACCAAGGATAT GTAGTATTAATTGATTCCGACAGCAAAACCATACTGTATCAAACACATATTGCCAGTGAAATCTGCGCTGGTGTCATCTCTATGCAGTTCAACACGTGCAGCTTGCATGGATTCGACAAGAATATCTTAGTGGTAGCGACAAAAGATTCATCAGTGTTGGCCCTTGAGACAGAAACAGGAAACATACTAAGCCCTTCCATGGTCCATCCGAAGAAACCGTCCAGAGCTTTATTTATGCAGATTTTGG ATGGACAAGAACTGTCGGGTCGAGGATTAAGCATTTCAGATGGTATAGACATGATTAAGGGGAATTCGGATAATAGTGCATCAAAGCAACCAGTAGTATTGCTCTGTTCTGAAAAAGCTGTGTACGTCTATTCCTTATTGCATATTGTTCAG GGTATTAAGAAAGTATACTACAAAAAGAAGTTTCATTCCTCTGTGTGTTGCTGGGCATCAACATTTGACACGCCTGAGGCTGGCCTTATGCTTCTCTTCTCCAACGGAAAAATTGAGATAAG ATCTCTTCCAGAGTTGTCCCTTTTGAAGGAAACTTCAGTTAGAGGCCTCATACTTTCACCTCCAAAGGCAAACTCCATTGCTGACCATTCAATATGCGCTTCAAAAAATGGTGAACTCATAGTG GTTGATAGGGATCAAGAAATGTTCTTCGTCTCGGTTTCCTTGCAAAATGATACCTTCAG GTTCCTGAACTTTGCTTCCCAAGTTTACGATAGAAATCTAGTGGTTGAACCAGGGCAGATTTCTGCACCCGTCATgcacaaagaaaagaaaaag GGAATTTTTGGATCTGTCTTCAAAGATGCTAAGGGAAATAAGGCGAACAATGTGCCTGACACCGGAGTTGAAAATGCAAGAATAATCATTGAAGAGATGTCTGTGATATTTTCAGTTCCCAACTTTCCATCACACACACAGAGTGAAGAGAAGTTAAGCAGGAATGAAAAGGCAGCTGACTTGGATATAG atGACATTGAAATTGAAGATCCAGGAGAGAAACAGAAGGGAAATCCAATGGTAGCAGCACTAAACAAGCAGAACATTACAAATACATTTCAGGCTCTGAAAG GGAAATTTATGCACATGAAGGTCAAAAGTGATAAGCCCCCGACAAATGATGCACCACAAGATGACAAGGCAGATAGTGTTGATCAAATTAAGAGAAGATATGGATACACTTCTTCTGGT GAACCCAGTGCTGCAGAGGCAGCAAAGTCAAAGCTCAGCGAAAATCTGAAGAAGTTGCAG GGCATCAACATAAGAAGTGCTGAGATGCAGGACACAGCTAAATCCTTTTCTTCCATGGCTAAAGAGGTGTTGCGATATGCTGGAAATGACAAAGCAAATTCATGA